A window of Zestosphaera sp. genomic DNA:
GTAATGATTGTTGAAGGAAACTACTATGATATGTGTGAGTTGGAGACTCCTTTACTAGGCATATTAAGGCACTACACTTCAGTAGCGACTAAAGCTGCGAGATTTAAGAGATTAGCTCCGCAAAAAACTTTCCTCTACTTCGGGTTAAGGAGCGCGCATCCCGCAATACACCCCATGCTTGACAGGGCCGCCTACATAGGCGGGATGGACGGGGTTTCAGGAGCTTTCAACATGGAGACCCTCGGTGTAAGACCCTCGGGAACTATGCCTCACGCGCTAATCCTAGTATTCGATGATGAGGAATCTGCGTGGAGAGCTTTTGATGAAGTAGTAGAGCCTGACGTACCTAGAATAGCCCTGATAGACACCTACCACGACGAAAGATTCGCCACACTTGAGGCGATTAAGAGTCTTGGTGACAAACTATTTGGAGTGAGGATTGATACTCCTCGAAGCAGGAGGGGAGACATAAGAGCCATAGTAGAGGAGATAAGATGGACGCTGAAACTCATAGGTAAAGAACACGTGAAGATATACGTTAGCGGAGGACTTAACGAGAAGACCATCAAAGAATTGAAAGAATTAGTTGACGGCTTCGGTGTAGGAACTTCAATAACTTTCCCACCCTCAATAGACTTAAGCATGGACATAGTAGAGAAATATCGTGACGGTGTGTGGGTACCTCACACAAAGAAAGGTAAGTGGCCGGGAGCTAAGAAGGTGTGGAGGTGCGGCACACTAGACTACGAGATAACACCGTTCGACAAAGAGCCTCAGAGATGCAGGGAAGAACTAATGATGATGTGGTTACGTGAAGGCAAACTAGTAAGGGAGTTGCCGAATCCGTCTGAGATCAGGAGTTATGTCTTAAAACAACTTGAAGTAGCTCCAGAACCTGAAGTAGACGAACCTAGATAGAGCTAAAGTCACTCACTCACGTCTTCTGGCCTGTAAGTTCTGATAGGTTTTAAATTATAGCGACTTAACAACTTCATCACGTGAGGGTACGTAAGAACGTACTCCCAGTCCACGTCAGTGGCTAGCCTATCATCTATGGATGAAAGTGTGGTGACGAACCTAGCAATATTTTCATCTGGTGAGAAACCCACCATCGCAGCAACACCGAAGTCACGGCCTGGTACTAACCCATAGTTCAGGAGATTTCTCAAAGCCTGTACTTGTAGCTCAAAACCTCTCGGTGTAGCGCCTGTTAATTTAGTGAATTCCTGTGGGTTAGTGCCCTTGAAAGACACTCTAACATATATGTTGCTGAACCTAGATAACTCTTTAGCGTAAGTAGGGTCGGCTCCAAGCAATATGCCGTTAGTCTCTACTATGAAAACAAACCCGGAAGTTTCAGATAGCTTCAGGATTTCTAGCAAGTGTTCTCTCGCGATAGTTGGTTCCCCGCCAGTCAGTCTCAAGTATTTATAGCCTCTCTTGAAAGCTATCTCGTTCAATCTTTTGAAGACTTCCTCCGGACTCAAGAAAAAGCCTAAGTCGTGCCTATCTCTGAAGTACCAAGCCCAGCAGAACCTACACCTCAGATTACATCCTATCACGTCTGCTGAAGCAATCCCCCCGTACCACCTACCACCTCTAAACCTGAAGTACTTCCTCTCTACAACTCCCTTTGACGCTCTAGTAACTAAAGACTCAACACTTTTTGAGAGTTCTAGAGGGTCGTAGAGTCGTTCTTCAACCCCCATAAAGTTCTTTCCTCCTAGCTTCAAGAAGCTCTGGCTCCCTCCCCATAAACTCGGCTGCCGTGACTAACTTAGTCTTCCCGAGATAAGGTTTTAGCGACTCATAAAACTTAGTGTAATTTAAATCTCTAAGCAAGTGATGATCGATAACCAGGTATTCGGGCATGCTTAGAGATAAATACTTTATCAACTCACGTAAGGCAATCTCAGGGTCACTAACTTCTTTCTTAACACCGAAAAGGTATGTGGGTGGCCCATCAACTATGACTAAGTCAGCAGGATTATCTATCATGAAGTTCACGGCATCTTCATTGACCGGTCCCTCAACATCTGAAGTAAAAAGAACTTTTTTGTCACTGTCTCTTACTAAAACCTGGATAACGTAACCTAGCTTAGGAGTGGGTCCGTGCGGGGTAGGGTGAGAGACCTTAACGATAGTGTTTCCATAAACGTACGTGCTTGAGTCAGCTATTTTAACTTCTTTAGTGAGTCCGCTAATTCTCTTAAGAAACTTAGCGGCTCTAATACGTTGCGATACGTTAATGTGTTTTTTAGGGTCTTTAATAAGGACTATTTTATTCTTGTATATGTCGACAGGGACTAAATCTCCTAAGTCATGGTGATCGTAGTGGTAGTGAGTCACTACTATTATTTCTGACTCATAAGCTCTTGAAGTAATCTTAGTAGCTACTTCGTTAAGCCTCCTCAACTCGACCTCGTGAGGAGGTAACCCGTACCTGACAGGCGCTATCGAGACAGCCGGGTCTATAAAAATAGTAGCGTCTGTGGTTTCAAGAAATGTCGCCATCGATCTTATGCCAAAACTATCGAAACCGACTAACTCAGCTCTCGTCAGAGAACACCGTCAAGAGATTCTCAGACACTTCCTTCAAGAGCTTCCTTAAGAAATCTTTGCGGAATAGGTTCTCTCTCCTTAATAACGTCAAGTATTATCGCGGGATAAACCGCCACTACTCCGGGAATCCTTCTCAAGTCCTCAACTACCTTAGTTAACTCTTCAGAATTCTTAGCCCATATCTCAACTAGTAAGTTGTGGTCTCCGGAAGACAATGCTACGAAGGTCACGTCATCTCTGTCTTTAATTAATTTAATCACGTCAAGTATCTTATCAGGTAGCGTGTTAAGCCCTACTAAAGCTATTATGTCGTAACCGAGTTTCTTATTGTTTGATATGTAGGTGTATTTCTTTATGATACCGTTTTCTTCAAGCTTTACAAGCCTCCTCTTAACAGCAACGTCAGAAATTGAGAGGACTTTAGCTATTTTAGTTATAGGTATTCTAGCGTTAGTACTCAGTTCTCGCAGAATTATTACGTCTTTCTTATTTGTCGAGTTCTCACGCATTCTATCACCCTTAAAAATTTAAGGGGTTGAGGTTAATATTCTCAAATGAAGATTCAATCAAGAAGCGCCGTTCTAGCAGATATCTTGAAGTGATTGCTTAGTTTTTATTATTGAATTGTATATGGATCTTTAACCGAATAGTGACGAAATACCTTCAGCTATTTCCTCTTCGCTTACTTCCTTCTTTTCTTCCTCCTCAGCTTTAGCCGGAGTTGGTTGTGCTTGTTGAGGTGCGGGAGCAGCTGCCTGAACAGTTACTGGCGTGACCGGCACTGCTGGAGCCATAGAAGCTTGCTTCAACACTTCATCGATGTTTATTTCTTTGAGAGCAGCTACTAACATCTTGACGCGCACATCATCTGCTCTTATCCCGGCTGCTTCCAGGACCCTCCTAAGATTTTCTTCGTTTACTTCTTTACCGGCTGTATGCAAGAGCAGGGATGCATACACGTACTCCACACTTCTCCACCTCTTGATAGATGGATAAGAGATTTTTAAGCATTTCTTAAGAGTCTTTCGCGTGTCTTGTAGTAGTTTATGAGGGCGGCAACAGATGAGGCCGCTCTCTCAGGCATTGGGTAAGACGGTATACCGGCATTATTTAGTTTCTGTATAGCCCAATAGACTTCCTCACCACCTATGAAAGAAGTTATTAGAGGTTTGGGCAAGCCACCCAACTCTTTAACCCTCTTAATGAGTTCACCAGCTATTATTGTAGGGTCTGTTACTGCCGTCTGACAATATACTGCTAAAACGACTCCCACCTTATCATCTAGTAATGACGACATAACAGCGTCTACGTAGCCTTCATTAGATATCATCCCCGTAACATCTATCGGATTACCTAGTGAAGCAAAGCCAGGTAGTTTAGGCTTAAGCACGTTTACTAGAGTCTCAGGGGGTGGAGACAACTGTACTCCGTTCACAGAGAGAGTGTCAGTTACTATCACTCCAGCACCACCGCCGTTAGTAACTACTACTAGTTCACCTCCCTTATACTCAGGAGAGTAAGAGAATGTTCTTGCCCAATCAAAAGCTTCCTCAACACTCCTAGCTTCAAGTATGCCTGTCTGCTTGAAGACAGTAGAGTAGATAAGGACGTTGCCAGCTAGCGAGCCCGTGTGTGAAGCAACTGCTTTAGCTCCAACTTCAGTCTTGCCAGCCTTGATGACTATTATCGGTTTCGAGAGAGATACTCTACGCGCTACCTCAATAAATCTCTTACCGTCTTTAACGCCCTCAAGGTATATCAAGATTACCTTAGTAGCCTCATCTTTAATAAGATATTCTAGGAGGTCAGCATCATCTATGTCTGCTTTATTCCCTATACTAACTATCGCGGAAACACCTATCCTCTCCACTATCGTCATTCCCATGAGAGCTATCCCTAGAGCTCCAGACTGAGTCAAGAACGCTATGTGACCAGGTATCACGTCCTTAGGACCGAATGAAGCGTTTATTCTAGCAGGCGTATACACGACACCGAAAATATTAGGTCCTAAGACGCGCATGCCGTACTTCCTAGCTTTAGACACAACCTCCTCCTCAAGATCGTGCCTCCCAACTTCTTTAAAGCCTGAAGATATGACTACTGCCACCTTAGCTCCCTTCTTACCAGCCTCTTCTATAACGTCAGGAACCATGTGAGCCGGGACAGACACAACCACCATATCTATACTGTCCGGTATTGAGGAAATACTAGGATATACTTTAAAACCGAGTATCTCCTTAGCCTGCGGGTTTACAGGATATACCTTACCACCATAGCCGTATTCCTTAATATTCCTTAAAATCTCGTACCCGATCTTACCAGGCTGTCGCGATGCCCCGACTACCGCTATAGACCCCGGCTTAAACAAGGTTTCCAGTACACTCATGATGTTCCCCTATAAAACTCAAATTAAGGTTTAAATAATCTCAGGTCAATTCAGACACAAAACTCACAAACGTTCCAGATAGTAACAGTTTCACGTATCTAGTACTTGCCTAAACTTCCTCACTTACGAGATATCAACGTAGCTAGGGATTCCCCAATAGTTTAAGTTTCTGTTCTTTTATTCTCGACTACTTCAACAACATTTCCACGAATAATTTGTCAAGCTCCTTGCCAGATGGAGCCACTAAATCCTCATGTCCTGAAAATTCGTCAAATTCTATCTTAATGTACGGTATCGAGAGTCTTCGAAGAGCTTCTGAATCTACTTCCGGCACGTGAATTATGCTTACATCATCGAATAAGTGTTTAATCTGAGAAACTCTCTTTAATACTGCATTACTTTTTTCGTCATAACCTAGGAACACTACTAAACGCTTCATTAGACACCCCATAAAAGCTCTAGTTAACTCTATAATCTTAAAAACGTAAAGCCTAGATATTATGTTGATGACTTCACACCTTATACCGGGCTTCAATGCTCTCATGAGTCTTGAGTAGTGCCCGAGCCTGACAGAACGAAGCCCTCACTCACGTTCACGCACTTGTTTAACTAGTGACGCGCGAATAAAGAGTAAAGTATTTTTTGCTCTGTAAACTAGACACAGAAAGGTGGGAAGATCGAGACTAGAGTGCTTAAGGTAGACCCTATAAATCCAGACAAAGAAGTAATTAGCGAAGCTGTCGAGGTTCTCAGAGAAGGAGGTCTAGTAGCTTTCCCTACTGAGACAGTATATGGTTTAGGAGCTGACTCATTTAATAAAAGTGCTGTTAAGAAGATTTATAGCGTTAAGGGAAGACCCCCTGACAATCCTTTAATACTGCATATTAGTGACTTTAAAGAGTTAGAAGTAGTAGCTAAAGACGTGCCTTCATTTGTTTATGAGTTAGCTAATAAGGTGTGGCCAGGACCGGTAACTTTCGTTCTAAAAAAGAGTGACTTAGTGTTGCATGAAGTTACTGCGGGACTACCAACTGTTGCTGTCAGGTGTCCGGCACACCCCGTAGCACTCGCACTCATTAAAGGCTTGGGAAACCCTATAGCAGCACCGAGTGCTAACTTATCGGGAAGACCCTCACCCACTACAGCAGATCACGTCATTAAAGACTTGTCAGGGAAAATTGAGATGATATTAGAAGGCGGCGACACTTTCTTCGGTGTTGAGTCAACAATCATTAACTTAACTACCGACCCGCCAGTCTTGCTGAGACCAGGCCCTGTAGGTGTTGAAGAGTTAGAGAAACTAACTAATCTTAAAATATTAATCCCGGCATTCGCTAAGGGAACTGAAGAAGCTGGGATAGCTTTAAGTCCTGGAACAAAGTACAGGCATTACTCTCCCCAAACTACGTTAGTCTTGGTTGAGGCAGGCCAGTGTCTCACTCTAGCGGCTTACCTTAAGTACGTCAAGTCACTAATTAACGAGTATCTGCAGAAACGCCTCAAAGTTGCAATCATATGTAGCAAGGAAACTTGCTCAGATTACGGAGACTTAATAACGCTTGAGATTGGCTCTAGAAACAACCTCTACGAAGTAGCTAAGAATCTCTTCAAGAAACTTAGAGAACTTGATGAACTAAGAGTTGATGTAGCTATCTCAGAAAGCTTTAAAGAGCAGGGTATAGGCCTAGCTATAATGAACAGGTTGAGGAAAGCCTCAAGTAAGGTAGTAGCATGCGTTCTAACACGTTAGCGACCACGCCCGCTTGAAGGTGAGAGAACCCTTACAAGTACTCGGGGAATGTCTCTAGCAACATCCCCTCAATAACTATTGGCTTAAGAACCTCGACTAGCCTAAGAGCTTCGTCTAACAAGCTCTCAGAATTGCTGTAGATTTCCAGTAGAGTCTGCCCCTCCTTAACTTTATGTCCTCTTTTCACGTAGAGTCTTAAACCAGCCCCCTTATCGAGAGGGGCTCCAGCAACCATCGCTATACGAGATAAAGCATTATTGTAGACTCCGGTGACGTACCCATCTATGGGTGCCTTAACTTCGGCCTTATACCTACCTACAGGTATATCATCAGGTCTCACGTGAGGGTTGCCTCCCATAACTTCAACGATCTTTAAGAAAGTCTGGAGAGCTCTGCCCGACTCAAGTATGTTGAGAGCGACCTTACGTCCACCCCCTCTAGGAGCCACGCCAGCGACCTCGAGCACGAGCCCAGCCAGCGCAGTAGCTTTTTCTCTAACAGACATAGGTCCACTGCCCATAAGTGTTTCTAGAGCCTCAAGAGCTTCTAGAGCTGGTCCTACCGTATACCCTATTGGTTGCCCGCCATACGTTATAGCACATCTCACGCCGAGCTTTAACTTACTACCTACCTGGACAAAAAGTGATGAGAGATTTCTTGCCTCCTCAATATTCTCTACCTTTGCTTCCCTACCTGTAGGGATGTCTATAACTAAATTACTTATAGACATGCTTAACTTCTTAGAGAGTATAGAAGCTACCATCTGTGACGTAGGGTCTAGTTTTAACTGATGCTCCACACGTATTAGAATATCGTCTGCCGGCGCTAGATTGAGTGTACCTCCCCAAATAATAAATCCCTTAACCTTCTTCGCCAACTCAAGAACTTCTTCCTCAGTAAATGACACCGGAGCTAGAACCTCCATAGTGTCAGCAGTTCCCGCAGGCGACGTTATCGCTCTGGAGGACGTCTTCGGAATAAAGACTCCTGCCGCGGCGATTATCGGGACAGCAACTAGAGAGACTTTAGAATTTCCTGGAACCCCACCGATAGAATGAATATCGTAAGCAGGCTCATCAAACTTCAGGATATTGCCTGTATCAACCATCGCCTTAGTCAGCGACACTATCTCATCGACGTCCATCCCCACACTCGTCTGAGCTGCTATGAAAGTAGCTATCTCAGCCTCCCCTAAAACACCGGAAGTTATGTCTCTTATTATAGAGCGTATCTCGTCCTCACTCAATTTAAAGCCCTTTAACTTCTTCTTAATATAGTCTACTGAGGAAGTCGTAGAGTACACACTCAACTCAACTTTCTCCGGGTTATTTAAGGCGCTCGAGACGCTTCTACTTAGCAAGACTTCATCTCCTTCCTCGCCAGATACTAGAACCCAGGCAGTAACAAACCTGGAATCACTCGCTACTCTAACTCTTGAGCCCCCTCTCAACCCGTTAGCTAAGGCAATGTTCTTAGGAGCTAGAACTACTCTTAAATCCCCTGTGTCTACGTCAAGAACTCTAGCCTTGAAGATAGGCATTAGTTACACCAGCATATCTTATACGGTAATGCGAGTATTTAAGGTTTTAACTAGCGACTTCATCTCTTAAGCGTGCTTAAGACCTCGAGTGATTTCCCGCGTCTGCGAGTTAGGTTGTTTAGAGGTGTAGAAACAAGAAGAAAACATGGAAGTGAGTGACTTAAGTGCAGTGTTGACTAGCAAGTTAAGTGGATAAGGAGAAGTACTCTTCTCCCCTTACTTACCTCCTCATTATACTTGCGTACTGCCTGCCTAGACTTTAGCACATGCACCTCAGCACCAGACTTCTTAAACGCCTCAATAACCTCATTGTCTACCCTCATAACACCATCGTAACCAGTCCCTATGATGACTACATCTACCTTTACGCTGAGGAAGTCTCTAACGTCTACTAACTGAAGTCTGTGCCCCTCAACACGCCACCAATCACTAAGTATCCCTTCAGGGTGAATCACTATATCGTGGTTATACTCACGCCCCCCAACAACTATCTCGCCGAAGTCGTAGTGTTCTATTAAGGGTTGCTTAACTATCTTAGACCACCTTAAATTAATTAAGGTTACAAGACTAATATTTGGATGATGCGTCAAAACCTGCTCAGGACCCTGATAAGTTCTTCAGGTAGTAGAACGTGTCCCTTAATCATGAGGTCTCTAGTTATTTGTGTCGTGTATGTAGGTAGCAAAGAATTCTTCTTCAGGAGTTCTACATCACTAAGTATCTCTCTAGTCTCCCCGTCAGCTACTATCCTGCCTGAGTTCATTAAAATTACTCTCTCAGAGTATCTAGCGAGTATCTCCACATCATGCGTTATCAGAATCACAGTGCTTCCACTCTCTCTCAATTTCCTCAAGAATTCAGCAAACTTTATGGAGTGATGCCAGTCTTGCCCAGTAGTTGGCTCGTCTACGATGAAGTTCTTAGTACCAGCTAATAAGTAAGAAGCTAGCAAGACCCTCAGCTTAATGTGTCTAGGCAGCCCAAGAACCGGCTTGTCAAGAACTTCATTACTTATCTCTAACTGACTTAAGATTTCTTCAAGTCTATCATTAATTAAGTCGCTACGCACGCCGAGCATCTTAGGAGTGAACAAAATCTCTTCTAATACATTCACGTTAAGTAACTGTGTGTTAATGTCTTGAGAAATATACCCTATATTCCTTATCAAGTCTTTCCTCTTGTAACTCCTAATATCCTTCCCTTTAACTAGGATGAGACCTGAAGCAGGTTTGAGGAGTCCTGCTAAGCACTTAGCTAGAGTAGTCTTGCCAGAGCCGTTATTCCCTAAGACCCCAACAAACTCTCCTTCCTTAATCTCTAGACTAACAGAGTCTAAAGCCCTCGTACCATCCGGGTACTCGTAAACAAGATCTACTGTCTTAATAAGGTACATCACCGCACACCCCTAAGCAACTGAATTAAGTGTGTCTTTAGCAACTCACTACTTATGTTCTCGTTCCTCAGAGAGTACCTCAGAACCAAGTACTTCCAGACCCTCACTATCTCAGGGACTCTAACGTAGCTTTCAAAGTCTTTAGGTAACTTCATGAAGAAATTAGATGGGTCATCAACTAAAGCTAGCGTGCCGTCAAGCATTAAAGCTATTCTAGAGAGATACTGCATAAAGACGTCTACTCTATGCTCTATGATAACTATTGATGCTTGTTGATTAAGTCTGAGCGACTCTATAGACTTCACTACTTCCTCGGCTCCCGCCCAGTCAAGATTAGACAGCGGCTCATCAAGTATCAAGAGTTTAGGTTTAGTTGCTATAGCTGTCGCTATAGCAACTCTCTGCTTCTGACCACTGCTTAACTCGTAAGGCGACTTATCTAAGATAGACTCACTTAAACCAACCTGTCTTATAGCCCACGAGACTCTCTCACTCACTTCCTCAGAACTCGCGCCTAAGAGTCTCAGGCGGAGCGCTATCTCATCCTCGACCCGTGTAGTAAGAAACTGCATCTCAGGGTCTGAAGAAACAAACCCTATATCACGTAGTACCTGTGAAGACTTAAGACTAGCTACTTCTTTACCTAAGATAGACACACGCCCTTTAAGCATTCCCCTGTAACTCCAAGGTATTAACCCGCACATGATTCTCGCCAAAGTAGTCTTGCCAGCGCCTGTAGGTCCCGTAATAAGCAAAAATTCTTTCTCTCTAATACACAAGTTAACGTTTTTTAAGACCCACCCACTAGAGTTTTCATAAGCCCACCACAAGTTTTTAAGGTCTACTACACAGGACATCCTGAAAACACCGAGTAACTAACAAGTATCTCGTAAACCGGGGAGTTTAGCGGGCTTAACACCCCAGTAAGCGAGAAGTATGTGATTAAAAACGTTGCTGAGGCTACCAGGAAAAGCACTAGTAAATCAATAAAGCTAAAACTAAGTCTGCTTAGCGAGCTCCTCTCCTTCTCAGCTAGGTTAAACCCCCTCAATTCAAGAACGTCACTAACTTCATCAATCTTAACTAAGGTTATTGAGAAGAGCGGTAGGAGCCTATGAAAGAATAAATGAATGCTCTCAAAGATATTACCTCTAGAAACTTCCAGACCTCTTGAGAGCTCGCCTAACTTAATCTCCTCGAGCTTTACTTGGAGGTAATACATAAACTTAAACACGAGTCCAGCAACTAGAGCAGCTTTCAAGCTTAAGCCTAAGCTACTTAAGCCATTAACAACGTCTCTCACAGTAATTAGGGAGAGAGCCAGAATGACTGTGAGGACTGTAGCTAAAATCTTAGAGTAAATAGTCAGACCTATCACCAGGTTCTCAGCATAGAGTCTTAAGAAACCCACGCAGGCTAGCGGATTACGCCCTAAGCTACTGCCGGCTAAGAAGTAGCTGAGAACTATAATTAGGAGAAAACCTAGCAAAATCCTCAAGTATACGGCTACTGTACTCAACCTAATCTTCAAAACCTTAAAGAGAACTAGGACTGTAGAGGCTACTAGTAAGTTAACTTCAAGAAGGTTCCCTAACAAGGTATAGAGAGCTGCGAACAACAACAGCGAGAACTTAGTCAAGGGATTTAATCTAAGCAGAACTGACGTCGCGTCTAAGTAACCTACTATAGTTCTTACCCTATACGCTCTTGCCTCACCCTTCACCACGATTAAGCCAGCCACCTCTTACAGAAAGCTCTGTGAGAGGTAATGACTGGAGTAAGTCCCTTAAGTAGAGGCACACCCACAGCCAGGATAGGCACTACATTACCTACGAACCACGAGGACATAACCAAGAAATACAGGTCTCCAGATATGAAACCCCAAGCACTCATGGCTGAAGCACCTAAGTATGCTCCGAGCGCGTTATTCAAGACAACACAAGATAATGTAAAATGTGCCCAGTCACTAAGCTTCTTAAGTGCTGGGTCAACCTTGAGGAACCTAAAATAGGCTGCCGGTATAAGTGACTGAGCTAGATTCGCTGGAAGTAGAGATAAGCTGATAGATATCGGGATACCCCCTACTAAGTCTCCTACGATGGGGAAGAAAACACTAGCTAAGACTCCCCACAAGCCAAACCAGATACTCCCAACAACTTGAACTACTACTGCTAAGTAAAACCAGGAAACCCCATAACCGACCTGAAGAAAACTGCTCAAAGTAGCTGATAAGGCGCCTAAAGCAGTCAGAAACACGAAGATAACTACGTGTACTACGCCCCACGACCTAACTTCCCCTTCTCTCAGGTCCCACACGCCCATCCGAGTATCGCCATATTGAAGACTAAAGAAGACAGCTTTTAAGCAAAACGACTCGCCAAGACCACAAAGACTTTATCACATAACCATCTTCTTCAGCGTTTCGTATGTTCTCTGGTAAGTCTCTAGCATGTCTTTAGTCAATGAAGGCTTGATAGACTTCATAGCCTGAAGGAAGTACTTCATGCTTATAGGTCTAGGCTCGAATTTCTCACGTAATGCCAGCATAACGGCCTCCCTAACCAAAGCTTCTAGGTCTGCTCCAGAGTAGCCTTCAGTCATGTCAGCTAGCTTCTCTAAGTCCACGTCCTCTGCTAGAGGAACTTTCCTAACGTGGACTCTAAGTATTTGTAACCTGCTTCTTCTGTCTGGCGGCGGCACGAAAATTATCCTGTCAAACCTTCCGGGCCTTAATAGTGCAGGGTCTAACATGTCGGCGCGGTTAGTTGCAGCTATCACTACAACATTCTTTAACGTCTGTATTCCATCCATCTCAGCAAGCAATTGATTAACAATCCTGTCAGTGACTCCGGCGTCTGTTCTGAAACCTCTTGCAGGCGCTATTGAGTCTATTTCGTCGAAGAATATTATTGCTGGTGCTACT
This region includes:
- a CDS encoding energy-coupling factor transporter transmembrane component T, producing the protein MAGLIVVKGEARAYRVRTIVGYLDATSVLLRLNPLTKFSLLLFAALYTLLGNLLEVNLLVASTVLVLFKVLKIRLSTVAVYLRILLGFLLIIVLSYFLAGSSLGRNPLACVGFLRLYAENLVIGLTIYSKILATVLTVILALSLITVRDVVNGLSSLGLSLKAALVAGLVFKFMYYLQVKLEEIKLGELSRGLEVSRGNIFESIHLFFHRLLPLFSITLVKIDEVSDVLELRGFNLAEKERSSLSRLSFSFIDLLVLFLVASATFLITYFSLTGVLSPLNSPVYEILVSYSVFSGCPV
- a CDS encoding ABC transporter ATP-binding protein, whose protein sequence is MSCVVDLKNLWWAYENSSGWVLKNVNLCIREKEFLLITGPTGAGKTTLARIMCGLIPWSYRGMLKGRVSILGKEVASLKSSQVLRDIGFVSSDPEMQFLTTRVEDEIALRLRLLGASSEEVSERVSWAIRQVGLSESILDKSPYELSSGQKQRVAIATAIATKPKLLILDEPLSNLDWAGAEEVVKSIESLRLNQQASIVIIEHRVDVFMQYLSRIALMLDGTLALVDDPSNFFMKLPKDFESYVRVPEIVRVWKYLVLRYSLRNENISSELLKTHLIQLLRGVR